In Besnoitia besnoiti strain Bb-Ger1 chromosome IX, whole genome shotgun sequence, a single genomic region encodes these proteins:
- a CDS encoding dihydrodipicolinate reductase (encoded by transcript BESB_014420) — translation MSPLAPLKVAIAGCSGRMGKRLLALAGADPNLQYVGGVRSSAGKNSDSQSTNWQQSANAANVTNVYASLDELIDKSGHKPAVVVDFSKPDGTMALVPACVRHGVSLVIGTTGFTSQQLEEIDAAAKKIPLCIAANFSLGVNLLVRLVGEVASSLGEDFDIELVEAHHNRKVDAPSGTAVALLDSIAKATGRTTCNGHADSAGASGENPGDKMVLVHGREGRDAKRRRGEVGVHALRMGNVVGEHSVMYASDFERITLSHHAETRDVFASGALRMAKWIAGRPSGKYEVSDMLFESVSKK, via the exons ATGAGTCCGCTAGCTCCTCTCAAAGTCGCCATTGCGGGATGCAGCGGGCGCATGGGCAAGCGGCTCCTCGCGCTGGCTGGCGCGGATCCTAACTTGCAATACGTGGGTGGCGTGCGGTCGTCGGCTGGGAAGAATTCCGACTCACAATCAACGAATTGGCAGCAATCTGCAAATGCGGCGAACGTAACAAACGTCTACGCCTCCCTGGACGAGCTGATCGACAAAAGCGGCCACAAACCCGCAGTCGTTGTGGACTTCAGCAAACCCGATG GAACGATGGCACTTGTGCCAGCGTGTGTGCGCCACGGCGTCTCTTTGGTCATCGGCACGACCGGCTTTACCTCGCAGCAGCTAGAGGAGAtcgacgctgcggcgaagaaaaTCCCGCTGTGCATCGCGGCGAACTTCTCGCTCGGCGTCAACTTGCTGGTTCGGCTAGTCGGCGAG gTCGCCTCCAGTCTCGGCGAGGACTTTGATATCGAGCTCGTGGAGGCGCATCACAACCGCAAGGTCGACGCCCCGAGCGGCACAGCTGTGGCTTTGCTGGACTCGATTGCCAAGGCGACGGGGCGGACGACCTGCAACGGCCACGCcgacagcgcaggcgccagcggaGAAAACCCCGGAGACAAGATGGTGCTTGTCCACGGGCGCGAAGGGCGGGacgcgaaaagaagacgcggagaggtCGGCGTGCACGCCCTGCGCATGGGCAACGTAGTGGGCGAGCACAGCGTGATGTACGCGAGCGACTTCGAGCGCATCACGCTCAGCCACCACGCGGAAACGCGAGATGTGTTTGCCTCCGGCGCTCTGCGCATGGCGAAATGGATCGCGGGTCGGCCGAGCGGCAAATACGAGGTCAGCGATATGCTTTTCGAGAGCGTCTCAAAGAAATGA